The Mytilus galloprovincialis chromosome 7, xbMytGall1.hap1.1, whole genome shotgun sequence genome has a window encoding:
- the LOC143081632 gene encoding fatty acid-binding protein Fh15-like isoform X2 yields MGFAHVKGYTVTFSCLHQYHVDFDGVSEDLIEKFRNAKSTLEFKQDGENWMCDASSDVTPSKCYKFKSGEEVSTTGPFGKGLKFTITIDSDSKMTMKEQSELMGWKTVKVVREIKGDKLVTTMELENGIQMTAEMTKC; encoded by the exons atgggtttcgCTCATGTTAAAGGTTATACGGTAACCTTTAGTTGTTTACATCAATATCATGTGGACTTTGACG GTGTCTCTGAGGACCTGATTGAGAAATTTAGAAATGCTAAGAGCACACTGGAATTTAAACAAGATGGAGAGAACTGGATGTGTGACGCATCTAGTGACGTAACACCAAGCAAATGTTATAAATTCAAGTCTGGTGAAGAAGTATCTACTACAGGACCTTTTGGGAAAGGTCTCAAG tttacaaTAACCATTGATTCTGATAGTAAAATGACAATGAAAGAACAAAGTGAACTAATGGGATGGAAAACAGTCAAAGTTGTGAGGGAAATAAAGGGAGATAAACTGGTCACT ACCATGGAACTAGAGAATGGTATACAGATGACAGCTGAGATGACGAAATGTTAA